One genomic region from Leptospira tipperaryensis encodes:
- a CDS encoding chemotaxis protein CheB, whose translation MKYEVIVMGASSGGLNAIKTVLTLLSADFAIPIILVQHVSPRSDGQWIRSLHVTGLNIKEADEKETIQKGNVYVAPPNYHLLIETDKTFSLTIDTRVNFARPSIDVLFESAADAYREKIVGIIFTGANSDGAIGLKRIKELGGTTIVQDPNFSESRYMPEAAISLMPVDYVLPLEKIAELLNTFDKDN comes from the coding sequence ATGAAATATGAGGTGATCGTAATGGGAGCGTCTTCGGGGGGATTGAATGCAATCAAAACGGTTTTAACGCTGCTATCGGCCGATTTTGCCATTCCTATCATTTTAGTACAACACGTTTCACCTCGTTCGGACGGACAATGGATTCGATCACTTCACGTTACCGGTCTCAACATAAAAGAGGCCGATGAAAAAGAAACGATCCAAAAAGGAAACGTTTATGTAGCTCCGCCTAATTATCATTTGTTGATAGAAACGGATAAAACATTTTCTCTGACGATCGATACAAGAGTCAATTTTGCAAGACCCTCCATCGATGTTCTTTTTGAATCTGCCGCTGATGCGTATCGGGAAAAAATAGTCGGAATTATTTTCACCGGCGCCAATTCGGATGGTGCGATCGGATTGAAAAGAATCAAAGAGTTGGGAGGAACTACAATCGTTCAAGATCCTAATTTTTCAGAATCGCGATACATGCCCGAGGCGGCGATTTCATTGATGCCGGTCGATTACGTTCTTCCGTTGGAAAAAATCGCCGAACTGTTGAATACATTCGATAAGGATAATTGA